The Streptomyces sp. ALI-76-A nucleotide sequence GCGGTACGTCTACGCCGTCTGCCGCCCCTTCGGCTCCCCGTTGCAGGCCCAGCTGACGGGAGTGGCCGGCGATCCGCCCAGACTGCTGCACCACCACGGTCTGGTGGCCGTGGTCAGCCATGTGCCGGAGCGGGACTTCGCCGAAGAACCGCTCCGGCGTCATCTGGAGGACCTGGACTGGCTGACCGTGACCGCCCGCGCCCATCAGGGCGTGATCGACGCGCTCACGGTCGTCACCACCCCGCTGCCGCTGCGGCTCGGCACCGTCTTCCGCGACGACAGCGGGGTACGGGTGATGATCGAGGAGCGTGAGGACGCCTTCCGCGGCACCCTCGACCGGCTGGAGGGGCGGGTGGAGTGGGGCGTCAAGGTGTACGCGGAGCCGCAGCCCGCCGCGGAGAGCGGGCCCCCGGCGGAGAAGGCCGCGTCGGGCCGGGACTATCTGCGTCAGCGGCGCATGCGGGTGCGGTCGCACGAGGACATGTGGCAGCAGGCGGAGGCCTTCGCCGGCCGGCTGCACGAGACCCTCTCCGCGTACGCCGAGGATTCCCGGCTGCACGCCCCGCAGAACCCCGCGCTCTCCGGTGCCTCGGGGCAGAACGTGCTCAACGCGGCCTATCTCGTACCGCGTGCCCATTCCGAGGAGTTCGTGGAGATGGTGGACCGTACGAAGGACGAGGCCCCGGGAATGCGGGTGGAACTCACGGGTCCCTGGGCCGCCTATTCCTTCGCGGGGGAGGAGGGCCGGTGACGGTGATCGAGCGCCGTGAGGTCGCCCTGGTGGACCTCCTCGACCGGCTGCTGGCCGGCGGGGTCGTC carries:
- a CDS encoding GvpL/GvpF family gas vesicle protein → MTGLRYVYAVCRPFGSPLQAQLTGVAGDPPRLLHHHGLVAVVSHVPERDFAEEPLRRHLEDLDWLTVTARAHQGVIDALTVVTTPLPLRLGTVFRDDSGVRVMIEEREDAFRGTLDRLEGRVEWGVKVYAEPQPAAESGPPAEKAASGRDYLRQRRMRVRSHEDMWQQAEAFAGRLHETLSAYAEDSRLHAPQNPALSGASGQNVLNAAYLVPRAHSEEFVEMVDRTKDEAPGMRVELTGPWAAYSFAGEEGR